In the genome of Thermoplasma sp. Kam2015, the window AGGTTGGAATAAAATATGTAGAGATAAGCTTAGATTCTCCAGACCCAGAAGTTCATAACAAATTCCGCGGGCAGCAAATGGCATGGGAGAGAACAGTTCAGGGAATAAAGAATGTTGTTGAAAAAGGAGTTTTTGATACCGCTATAGCTACTACTGCAACGAGATATAACTACAAACAGATGGACAGAATGCTGGATCTCGCCATACAGCTCAAAGTCAAGAAGTTCATAGTGTTCAACTTTGTACCCACGGGAAGAGGGAAAGAAATAATAGATGAGGATCTTACGCCCAAAGAAAGGGAGGATCTTTTAAACTTTCTCTATGATAAATGGCAGCAGAAGGTTGGTCCAGACATATATTCAACATCACCAGAATATTCAAGAATAGGCATAAACAAGATTCTAGAGGGGACAGGTAAGACCTATTCTCCAACTCACTTTGCCACCATGGAAACAGGTTCAAACGGGATCGCTATGGCTGAATTTATAGGAGGCTGTGGAGCAGGTAGGGTATATGCGGCTCTTGAAGACAACGGTGATCTTGAGCCCTGCGTATTTCTACCCATACGAGTAGGCAACGTCCTAAAAGATGGCCTTAAGAATATATGGGAAAACTCAAATGTACTGAAGGACCTTAGAGACAGAGATCATCTTGAGGGGATATGCGGAACATGTCCATTCAAATATTCATGTGGTGGATGCAGAGCACGAGCATATGGGTATTATGGTGACTATATGCAGTCTGATCCAGGATGTCTCCTTAACGAGAGTGCTTATGAGGAAATAGTTTTCAAGTTGCATCAAGAGCCGGTAAGAGTATGAAAATACTACTACTTTCCCCACCTACTGATTCTGTTATAAAATCGGTCATAGGAACAACTGGGCCCCCTCTTGGGCTTGCGTATTTGGCGTCAGTTGCTAGAGATCAGGGAGAAGAAGTAAAAATTATTGATTCTATTGCTATGGAGTATTCGCATGGAGATGTCAAAAACCAGATAAAAACATATGATCCAGATTTCATAGGTATAACATCAACAACCTCCATGATACCTGATGTCTATAATATAGCAAGATTTGCGAAGATGCACAATAATGAGGTTAAGATAGCGGTCGGAGGCCCGCACGTCACATTTACTCCAGATATTACGCTTGAGGAATCGCCAGATATAGATTATGTGGTTATTGGAGAAGGCGAGCTAATATTCTCCAA includes:
- a CDS encoding radical SAM/SPASM domain-containing protein, producing the protein MSKKESIEGVNFYGSEKLPDSTELIAQFQKIVDHRFARFIMTKLTDQKKFEHLLGVFAGVEESSGIKESTEVKMIETALKRGMKTFHVDGMDTIKNALKEKFVRKGVALTLRSVAKYGITKPQIFDAPLMVVWNTTKQCNLNCLHCYANAGIKHSDELTLEQKLRVIDMMDEAGVTMIAFSGGEPLISPDFWKIAEYASSKGFYTTIATNGTLLTKSVVDRLAEVGIKYVEISLDSPDPEVHNKFRGQQMAWERTVQGIKNVVEKGVFDTAIATTATRYNYKQMDRMLDLAIQLKVKKFIVFNFVPTGRGKEIIDEDLTPKEREDLLNFLYDKWQQKVGPDIYSTSPEYSRIGINKILEGTGKTYSPTHFATMETGSNGIAMAEFIGGCGAGRVYAALEDNGDLEPCVFLPIRVGNVLKDGLKNIWENSNVLKDLRDRDHLEGICGTCPFKYSCGGCRARAYGYYGDYMQSDPGCLLNESAYEEIVFKLHQEPVRV